In Leopardus geoffroyi isolate Oge1 chromosome D1, O.geoffroyi_Oge1_pat1.0, whole genome shotgun sequence, a single window of DNA contains:
- the CD3D gene encoding T-cell surface glycoprotein CD3 delta chain isoform X1, which translates to MEHSSFLAGLILSVLLSQVSPYKISVEELEDKVLLSCNTSIIWMEGTMGTLFRNDTNLDLGKRILDPRGVYTCKRPDEQDKIPYTQVYYRMCQNCVELDSGTLAIIIILDIIATLLLAVGVYCFAGHETGRLSKAADTQALLGNDQLYQPLRDRNDAQYSHLGENWPRKK; encoded by the exons ATGGAACACTCCAGTTTTCTGGCCGGCCTGATactgtctgtccttctctcccaaG tgagTCCCTACAAGATATCCGTGGAGGAACTGGAGGACAAGGTGTTGCTGAGTTGTAACACCAGCATCATATGGATGGAGGGAACGATGGGAACGCTATTCCGCAACGATACAAATCTGGACCTGGGAAAACGCATCCTGGACCCACGAGGAGTGTATACGTGCAAGAGGCCAGACGAACAAGACAAGATACCTTACACGCAAGTATATTATCGAA TGTGTCAGAACTGTGTGGAATTGGACTCAGGCACCCtggccatcatcatcatcttggACATAATCGCCACTCTTTTGCTCGCTGTGGGGGTCTATTGCTTTGCGGGGCATGAGACCGGAAGGCTCTCTAAGG CCGCTGACACTCAAGCTCTCCTGGGAAATGACCAGCTCTATCAG CCCCTGCGAGATCGGAATGATGCTCAGTACAGTCATCTTGGTGAAAACTGGCCTCGGAAGAAGTGA
- the CD3D gene encoding T-cell surface glycoprotein CD3 delta chain isoform X2, with the protein MEHSSFLAGLILSVLLSQVSPYKISVEELEDKVLLSCNTSIIWMEGTMGTLFRNDTNLDLGKRILDPRGVYTCKRPDEQDKIPYTQVYYRTADTQALLGNDQLYQPLRDRNDAQYSHLGENWPRKK; encoded by the exons ATGGAACACTCCAGTTTTCTGGCCGGCCTGATactgtctgtccttctctcccaaG tgagTCCCTACAAGATATCCGTGGAGGAACTGGAGGACAAGGTGTTGCTGAGTTGTAACACCAGCATCATATGGATGGAGGGAACGATGGGAACGCTATTCCGCAACGATACAAATCTGGACCTGGGAAAACGCATCCTGGACCCACGAGGAGTGTATACGTGCAAGAGGCCAGACGAACAAGACAAGATACCTTACACGCAAGTATATTATCGAA CCGCTGACACTCAAGCTCTCCTGGGAAATGACCAGCTCTATCAG CCCCTGCGAGATCGGAATGATGCTCAGTACAGTCATCTTGGTGAAAACTGGCCTCGGAAGAAGTGA
- the CD3G gene encoding T-cell surface glycoprotein CD3 gamma chain translates to MEQGKQLAGLILAVTLLQGTLAQSKQEIPVVRVNSDREDGSVLLTCESPDKDVKWFKDGKEMEPHKKNKNTQNLGSSFTDPQGIYWCQGSKNRSRTLQVYFRMCQKCIELSGATISGFVFAEIISIFFLAVGVYFIAGQDGVRQSRASDKQTLLSNDQLYQPLKDRENDHYSHLQGKQLRKN, encoded by the exons ATGGAGCAGGGGAAGCAGCTGGCTGGCCTCATCCTGGCCGTCACTCTTCTTCAAG GTACTCTGGCCCAGTCAAAACAAG AAATTCCTGTGGTGAGAGTAAACAGCGATCGAGAAGATGGTTCGGTACTTCTGACTTGTGAGTCACCAGACAAAGATGTCAAATGGTTTAAAGATGGGAAGGAAATGGAGCcccacaaaaagaataaaaatacacagaatctGGGAAGCAGTTTCACGGACCCTCAAGGGATATATTGGTGTCAAGGATCCAAGAACCGCTCAAGAACACTCCAAGTGTATTTCAGAA TGTGTCAGAAATGCATTGAACTAAGCGGAGCCACCATATCTGGCTTTGTCTTCGCTGAGATCATCAGCATTTTCTTCCTTGCTGTTGGGGTCTACTTCATTGCTGGACAGGATGGAGTTCGCCAGTCAAGAG CTTCGGACAAGCAGACTCTGTTGTCCAATGACCAGCTCTACCAG CCCCTCAAGGATCGGGAAAATGACCATTACAGCCACCTTCAAGGAAAACAATTGAGGAAAAATTGA